The following coding sequences lie in one Peribacillus frigoritolerans genomic window:
- a CDS encoding DUF485 domain-containing protein yields MEQPIKMGHLAENHDNETKYRQLIETDEFKDLLQKKKAFIVPVTLFFLAFYFILPILAAYTDVLKGEAFFNITWAWVYALLQFAVVWIGGIVYIKKSAKYDTMAKNILNKYQEELGK; encoded by the coding sequence ATGGAACAACCGATTAAAATGGGTCATTTAGCAGAAAATCATGACAACGAAACTAAGTATCGTCAATTAATTGAAACAGATGAGTTCAAGGATTTACTTCAAAAGAAAAAAGCTTTCATTGTACCTGTTACTCTATTCTTTCTTGCTTTTTATTTTATTCTGCCAATTTTAGCTGCTTATACGGATGTATTGAAAGGTGAAGCTTTTTTCAATATAACTTGGGCATGGGTATACGCACTACTCCAATTTGCTGTCGTTTGGATCGGGGGAATTGTATATATAAAAAAATCGGCGAAATATGACACAATGGCTAAAAACATTTTGAATAAATATCAGGAGGAGCTTGGCAAATGA
- the paaK gene encoding phenylacetate--CoA ligase PaaK, translated as MYNPEVETASRAEMESLQTARLKKTISHVYENVPYYREKFEEMGIDPEDIQTLSDVSKLPFTKKQTLRDQYPFGLFAVPMEEVTRIHGSSGTSGKPTIVGYTKNDLENWATIVARGIVAAGGRKSDIFHNAYGYGLFTGGLGLHCGAEKLGVATVPISGGNTDRQITIINDFKPRGICGTPSYILNIAEKMEEMGLDPANNGLEYGIFGAEPWSEEMRATLEKKLNLKAVDIYGLSEIMGPGVAIECHEAQDGLHIAEDHFLVEVINPDTLEPVEDGEDGELVFTSLTKEALPIIRYRTGDIASITHEPCKCGRTTTRMSRVKGRTDDMIIVRGVNVFPSEIERVLFQMEGIVPHYQIHLVKKGNMDSVELHIEIESGFYKEIEEDLAHIKVEKLKKTIQHHMKSTCLVTMDIVVNIPKGIPRSEGKAIRVVDKRNDEIISV; from the coding sequence ATGTACAATCCTGAAGTTGAAACGGCAAGCCGCGCTGAGATGGAAAGTCTTCAAACGGCACGACTAAAAAAAACGATTAGCCATGTATACGAAAATGTACCTTATTACAGAGAAAAGTTTGAAGAAATGGGCATTGATCCAGAGGATATTCAAACTTTAAGCGATGTGTCAAAGCTTCCATTTACAAAAAAACAGACTCTTCGTGACCAGTATCCGTTCGGTTTATTTGCCGTTCCAATGGAAGAGGTAACACGCATTCATGGTTCATCCGGAACAAGCGGGAAGCCTACCATTGTCGGGTATACGAAAAATGATTTGGAAAACTGGGCAACGATCGTCGCACGTGGAATCGTGGCTGCAGGAGGACGCAAGTCAGATATATTCCATAACGCATATGGATATGGTCTGTTTACAGGTGGACTGGGCCTCCATTGCGGTGCAGAAAAGTTAGGGGTTGCCACAGTTCCTATTTCAGGGGGGAATACCGATCGCCAGATTACGATCATCAATGATTTTAAACCGCGTGGGATTTGTGGAACCCCTTCTTATATATTGAATATTGCAGAAAAGATGGAAGAGATGGGGCTTGACCCAGCCAACAATGGGCTTGAGTATGGGATTTTCGGAGCTGAGCCGTGGTCAGAGGAAATGAGGGCTACCCTAGAGAAGAAACTTAATTTGAAAGCAGTCGATATTTATGGCTTAAGTGAAATCATGGGGCCAGGAGTTGCAATAGAATGCCATGAAGCACAGGATGGACTGCATATCGCAGAAGACCATTTCCTTGTTGAAGTCATTAATCCGGATACACTTGAACCGGTTGAGGACGGCGAGGATGGGGAACTTGTCTTTACAAGCCTTACAAAGGAAGCGCTTCCAATCATTCGTTATCGTACAGGCGATATTGCCTCCATTACCCATGAACCATGTAAATGCGGACGCACCACAACAAGAATGTCCCGTGTTAAAGGAAGAACGGATGATATGATCATAGTCAGGGGAGTGAATGTATTTCCATCTGAAATTGAGCGTGTGTTATTCCAAATGGAGGGTATTGTTCCTCATTACCAGATTCACCTCGTTAAGAAGGGGAATATGGATAGTGTTGAACTGCATATAGAAATTGAAAGCGGTTTCTACAAAGAGATTGAAGAAGACTTAGCGCATATAAAAGTAGAGAAATTAAAGAAAACGATTCAACATCATATGAAATCCACATGTCTTGTAACGATGGATATTGTTGTTAACATTCCAAAAGGCATTCCGCGTTCAGAAGGAAAAGCCATTCGTGTCGTGGATAAACGGAATGATGAAATCATTAGCGTATGA
- a CDS encoding ferredoxin → MAKYAIVDQETCIACGACGAAAPEIFDYNDEGVAFVILDENEGTAEVEEDLFDDLDDALEGCPTESIKVESSPFNVLVE, encoded by the coding sequence ATGGCTAAATATGCAATTGTGGATCAAGAAACTTGCATTGCTTGCGGTGCATGCGGTGCCGCTGCGCCGGAAATCTTTGATTACAATGATGAGGGAGTCGCATTCGTCATCCTGGATGAAAATGAAGGCACCGCAGAAGTCGAAGAAGATTTATTTGATGACTTGGATGATGCACTGGAGGGCTGCCCAACAGAGTCCATCAAGGTGGAATCGTCGCCGTTTAACGTATTAGTTGAATAA